A portion of the Nitratidesulfovibrio termitidis HI1 genome contains these proteins:
- the proB gene encoding glutamate 5-kinase, whose translation MSGRNETRRDQADTAGDWQSERRRALAEARCVVVKVGSAVLTTGEGLDLAMVESLADQLSAVQEGGRRVVLVSSGAVAAGRGVLRSCCEIAGMPHRQAASAIGQSRLMHHYDEAFARRGRISAQVLLTRDDLKSRNRFLNARNTFAALLDWGAIPVVNENDTVAVHDLKFGDNDCLASLLLNIVEADLFVNLTSAGGVFAENPQDNPDACVMDCIDDVHGLDLDGLCGGKTSVGTGGMYSKLLSARRAAQIGVPTLIVPGREPDVLARAFAGEAIGTWVRADARTVSRRKYWLAYQSDPAGTVTVDEGAARALLQGGKSLLPGGVCGVEGGFGSGALVRVAAQDGTVIGVGLSNYAAAELRRIMGHKRHEVAAILGDAHYPEVIHRDNLLLDAVV comes from the coding sequence ATGTCCGGACGGAACGAGACAAGGCGGGATCAGGCGGATACGGCGGGCGACTGGCAATCCGAACGGCGCAGGGCGCTGGCGGAGGCGCGTTGCGTCGTGGTCAAGGTGGGCAGCGCGGTGCTGACCACCGGCGAAGGGCTGGACCTGGCCATGGTGGAATCGCTGGCGGACCAGCTTTCCGCCGTGCAGGAAGGCGGACGGCGCGTGGTGCTGGTGTCTTCCGGCGCGGTGGCGGCTGGGCGCGGCGTGCTGCGCAGCTGCTGCGAGATCGCGGGCATGCCCCACCGTCAGGCGGCATCGGCCATCGGGCAGAGCCGCCTGATGCATCATTATGATGAAGCCTTTGCCCGGCGCGGGCGCATATCGGCGCAGGTGCTGCTGACCCGCGACGACCTGAAGAGCCGCAACCGCTTTCTGAACGCCCGCAACACCTTTGCCGCGCTGCTCGACTGGGGGGCCATCCCCGTGGTCAACGAGAACGACACCGTGGCCGTGCACGACCTGAAGTTCGGCGACAACGACTGCCTGGCCAGCCTGTTGCTGAACATCGTGGAAGCCGACCTGTTCGTGAACCTGACCTCGGCGGGCGGCGTGTTTGCCGAAAACCCCCAGGACAACCCGGACGCCTGCGTCATGGACTGCATCGACGACGTGCACGGGCTGGACCTGGACGGACTGTGCGGCGGCAAGACGTCCGTGGGCACCGGGGGCATGTACTCCAAGCTGTTGTCCGCGCGGCGCGCCGCGCAGATCGGCGTGCCCACGCTCATCGTGCCGGGGCGCGAACCCGACGTGCTGGCCCGCGCCTTCGCGGGCGAAGCCATCGGCACCTGGGTGCGCGCGGACGCCCGCACCGTTTCGCGCCGCAAGTACTGGCTGGCCTACCAGTCGGACCCGGCCGGCACCGTCACCGTGGACGAGGGCGCTGCCCGCGCCCTGCTGCAGGGCGGCAAAAGTCTGTTGCCCGGCGGGGTGTGCGGCGTGGAAGGGGGCTTCGGCTCCGGCGCGCTGGTGCGCGTGGCCGCGCAGGACGGCACCGTCATCGGGGTGGGGCTTTCCAACTATGCTGCGGCGGAACTGCGGCGCATCATGGGGCACAAGCGCCACGAGGTGGCGGCCATCCTGGGCGACGCGCATTATCCGGAAGTTATCCATCGCGATAACTTGCTGCTGGACGCCGTGGTGTAG